The DNA segment GCCGGTAACTGGACGGTTGCTCGTGGTTTGTACGACGGCTGGCACGGCGACAGGGCCTGGGGCTTTGTTGATGAAGTTCGCATCAGTGACGAAGCTCTTAGCCAGAGCGAATTTCTGGTACCTGAGCCCGCAACATTGGCATTGATGGGCTTGGGATATATGACTTTGCTCAGAAGGCGTAAATAGTGAAGTATGCCGGTTTGGGTTGAATACGGCACAAAGTTTAGTGTGAAATGTAAAGCGTTCTATTTTGTTGTTAAGACCAGGAGATCAAAGATGAAAAGATTTATGTTGTTGTTAGCAATTGTATGTTTGGCCGGTACGACCGTTATGGCGAATACGGTCGCCTACTGGCGATTTGAAGATGGTGCGGCCGGTGAACAGGTCCTGCATGGTGCAGGCAGTGGTGCGTTCGCTGCAGATATTTTGGATGTATCGGGTAACGGCAATGATCTGTCAGTTTGGGATGACACGGCGTTTGGCTACCGCGATTCAGTGGCCTACGCTACCGTTGCCCAAACCGGTGCTGCAAATGCCCTCTGTCTTAAGAACACAAATGGTGTTCCGGGTATGTTCACTGAGACAGGTTCACAGATCAGCACGATGGCTCCGGCACAGTTCACCATCGAAGCTACTTTCAAGCTTGAAAATGGTGGATTTCGCTGCATCATAGGCCGTGACAGTCAAGGGACAGCGGATGAAAACGGCGACCTTGCAGCTTTGTACTTCCAGGCTCTGCCAGATAATGCATTGGCCATCAAGTTCTGTGACCAGGACGGATACTGGCACCAGGCAGTTTCGGCGACAGGTATTTTCCAGTCGTATGATTTTGCCTCTAACCCCAATGGCGACGGGATCCCCTGGTACAGCATGACTGCAGTTAGCGACGGTCAGACTCTGTCTCTGTATCTGCTCGAGCATGGCACAGATTACGACTATCGTTTGATCGCTCAGACTGATCTGACAGAAAGCGGCAGTACGAATACTGCACTTACCGCAGGTGCCGGTGACGGTGGTGACTGGGATGCCGGTAACTGGACAGTTGCACGCGGTCTGTATGGAGGCGGACACGGTGACCGTGCATGGGGATACATGGACGAGATCCGCATTTCGGATTCGGCTTTGAACCCAACCGAGTTCCTGGCAAGGCCTGCAGGCTTCACGAATGCAGTATCGCCGGCACGCGATGTATTCCTGTCTACGACCACCTCAGCCACTTATTCGTGGACCGTTGATATCCCACAGGATTCACAATTTGACCGCTATGAGGTATATGTTGCAGATAACTACGCGGATCTGGCACAGGACACGCCCACAACTTATCTGCACAAATCTGCGGCAATTACAGATGTGGCCACGACCACTTACACCTGGTCCGGTCCTTATGATTACAACAACGACTACTTCTATCGAATCGATGCTGTAACATATGACCCCAACTATGCGGACGGAACTGCTGTGTATGATTCTACAACTGTACATCCTGGAACTATCAATCGTTTCTTTGGGCCAAGAGCCTGTCCGGATGTAGGTATTTCAGGTGACGTGACTAACGTGCCCGACGCAACAGATCACAGCTACACACCGCAGGATGCTGTCTTTATAGCACCCATTACTCGCGGTACAGTCGGTGTCAAGGAAATTACGTGGTACAAGGTAGTCGGTGAGCAGGACAACTTCGAAACTCCTGATCCCAATGACCCTGCCGACATTATGATAGCCAATGTACCTGGTGATACTGAAGTCACCTATAGTCCTGATGTGACAAATGCAACTGAAACAACGCTGACCATTGTTGCTGCCGACAGAGCGGACAATGGCGACTACTACGCATATGTCAAGCTGCTTGACCCAATGGGCAACGGCGATGGCTGTTATGACCTTTCGCCTACAGCAAATGTCTTTGCTCACGGCGGTGCAAGTGCATCTACTGACTACCTGGTTCACCGTTATGGTTTCGACGGCGATGCCACGGACTCTATCAGTGGTGCACACGGTACAGTAGTCGATAACGGCGATGTGAACTATTCGTTCACTGACGGCAAGATTGTACTCAACAATAGCGGCCTGACCTCTGGTCCTGTTGAAACGGTTACTGATCCTGCTGATCCCGAGGCCACACGTGACATGCTTTTGCCTGTACAGGGTGCTTACGTAGATCTGCCAAACGGTATTGTTTCTGCTTTGGGCAAGAGCGCTACTGTCATGGTATGGTTCACATATGATGCTGCTGACACAGGTAACTGGCCACGTGTATTCGACATGGGTACATCTACCGGAGGCGAAGATTTCGCAACCGGCCTTGATGGCGTCGAGGAGATAAATGGCGAATACTACCTGGCTGATGCACCTGATTCGCAGGAATATATAATGATGAGCCCGAAGGTTGACGCTGGACCCGCATGGCGGTTTGAGACAGTTCTTAATGGCGGCAGCACCAGCCGAGTAACTCAAAACCCCGACAACTCAGGAGTCGCAGGTGGTCAGCAGGCTTGCGTTGCATGTACTTTTGACGGTGCAGCCGGCATCCAGAAGCTGTATTACAACGGTATGGAAGTTGCCGAAGACAGTGACTTCTTTGTAACTCTTGCTGACATCATGGACGTGAACAACTGGATCGGTCGTTCTCAGTTCAACGACGCTATGTTCAGCGGTTCGATCGATGAGTTCCGTATTTATAATTTGGCGTTGACCGGCCCATGGGTTGAAGCTTATTACGAGCTTGGCCCAGATGCCTACAATGTCACACCTAACCCATGTGTTGAAGAATTGGGTCAAATGGACTTCAACGATGACTGTAACGTAGATATGGCTGACTTCGCTGAATTTGCTGCAGAATGGCTGCATTGCGGCCGTCTCGATACAGTTGATTGTCAACTGTAGTATGTAGGATTACTTGATTAAGATGGACGGGGGTTGTGCCGACTCCGGTGCAACCCCCATTTTAACAGAGGTCAAGATGGACCAGGGTAATCGATCGTTGTTGGTAGAAATTGATTGTGCAGGTTGGTCTGGGTGCAAATAGCAGTTTTACTGAATTAAAAGATGGATGAATAATGAGTACTAATAAATTTGTTTTGTTTTATATAGGTTCTATCTTTGTGGTTTTGTTTTTCTGCGGCGGTTT comes from the Anaerohalosphaera lusitana genome and includes:
- a CDS encoding LamG-like jellyroll fold domain-containing protein, yielding MKRFMLLLAIVCLAGTTVMANTVAYWRFEDGAAGEQVLHGAGSGAFAADILDVSGNGNDLSVWDDTAFGYRDSVAYATVAQTGAANALCLKNTNGVPGMFTETGSQISTMAPAQFTIEATFKLENGGFRCIIGRDSQGTADENGDLAALYFQALPDNALAIKFCDQDGYWHQAVSATGIFQSYDFASNPNGDGIPWYSMTAVSDGQTLSLYLLEHGTDYDYRLIAQTDLTESGSTNTALTAGAGDGGDWDAGNWTVARGLYGGGHGDRAWGYMDEIRISDSALNPTEFLARPAGFTNAVSPARDVFLSTTTSATYSWTVDIPQDSQFDRYEVYVADNYADLAQDTPTTYLHKSAAITDVATTTYTWSGPYDYNNDYFYRIDAVTYDPNYADGTAVYDSTTVHPGTINRFFGPRACPDVGISGDVTNVPDATDHSYTPQDAVFIAPITRGTVGVKEITWYKVVGEQDNFETPDPNDPADIMIANVPGDTEVTYSPDVTNATETTLTIVAADRADNGDYYAYVKLLDPMGNGDGCYDLSPTANVFAHGGASASTDYLVHRYGFDGDATDSISGAHGTVVDNGDVNYSFTDGKIVLNNSGLTSGPVETVTDPADPEATRDMLLPVQGAYVDLPNGIVSALGKSATVMVWFTYDAADTGNWPRVFDMGTSTGGEDFATGLDGVEEINGEYYLADAPDSQEYIMMSPKVDAGPAWRFETVLNGGSTSRVTQNPDNSGVAGGQQACVACTFDGAAGIQKLYYNGMEVAEDSDFFVTLADIMDVNNWIGRSQFNDAMFSGSIDEFRIYNLALTGPWVEAYYELGPDAYNVTPNPCVEELGQMDFNDDCNVDMADFAEFAAEWLHCGRLDTVDCQL